The genomic window TTCTCTAAATCTTGCACATAGCCAATCACAGGTCGTCGATAGGGATGCCGCTGAAAGGCTGCCTCCATCATCGCTATAAACAATTGCCCTGTAGGAGAATTGTCTACCTGCATTCGCCGCTCTTCCAAAATCACGGCTTTTTCTTCGTAAAACTCTCGGAACACAGGCTCTAAAAATCGTTCTGACTCTAGGGACATCCACAGTTCCAGCTTGTTGGCCGGAAAGCTATAGAAATAGCGGGTTGCATCTGTAGATGTGTTGGCATTTAAGCCAACTCCCCCATAGCGCTCTACGATTTGTCCAAACTCGTTTTGCTTGATCAGCCGATTAGCGTCAGCTTTGACTCGAGCAAATTCCGTCGCCAAAGCTGCACGTTTGGTTTCATCACCCATTGCCTTTGCCGCCCGCATTTGAGCATCTAGCTGATCCAACAGGGCGAGTAATTGTTGTTCTTTAGAGTAGTTGGTTGTGCCGATGCGGCGAGTTCCCTTGAAGGCCATGTGTTCCAAAAAGTGGGCGACCCCCGTCTTGCCGTCAGGTTCGTCAGCACCACCCACATCGGCATAGGTCAAAAACGAAATCACAGGAGCTTGGTGTCGCTCTAGAACAATAAACGTCATGCCATTCCCTAGGC from Cyanobacteriota bacterium includes these protein-coding regions:
- a CDS encoding insulinase family protein — protein: MVIQHRLKLALVCLLGLIWGGVIMPGMAIARELPADQGSVAVQSLQPYFDRVTQQVTEFRLGNGMTFIVLERHQAPVISFLTYADVGGADEPDGKTGVAHFLEHMAFKGTRRIGTTNYSKEQQLLALLDQLDAQMRAAKAMGDETKRAALATEFARVKADANRLIKQNEFGQIVERYGGVGLNANTSTDATRYFYSFPANKLELWMSLESERFLEPVFREFYEEKAVILEERRMQVDNSPTGQLFIAMMEAAFQRHPYRRPVIGYVQDLE